One segment of Candidatus Krumholzibacteriota bacterium DNA contains the following:
- a CDS encoding glycosyltransferase family 4 protein, with product MKKKLEKILVLSIWDEMWSLGEGCGVPDELHFIEKLTSRGIEIEYLIPEPRGKTAQYQRPGLRYHTYPNVFRSLDPLPGPLRRIVLPGLFMSRLMPVLRRLVREYDPDLILGYSYYSLGPLKKIGMKTGIPTAVKLFGVMYLRHHHLPWIQYRRYNHEQISALRHKVDHYIVLNDGTQGRDALVEKGIDPEKITFLPNGMDLRWAELEIDRVKTRRALHLPEGKRLAVTFSRLVRSKRVDLFLKAMAAVDSRLLDEAAVVIGGDGPDLESLKKLSRELGIFEKVYFTGAVKYNEIPLLLKSCDFFVGTNELTNMSMPPCEALLCGLPVVAFDIAGTSEVVRDGETGLLVSAGDLDGMTAKIETLLGDPGMVSKLGRQASDFAKNHFMSWDERTSKELEVFDQLVSER from the coding sequence TTGAAAAAAAAACTCGAAAAGATACTGGTCCTGTCGATATGGGACGAAATGTGGTCGCTTGGAGAAGGGTGCGGAGTCCCCGACGAACTTCATTTTATCGAGAAGCTTACAAGCCGGGGAATAGAGATCGAGTACCTCATTCCCGAACCTCGGGGGAAGACCGCTCAATATCAGAGGCCGGGCCTTCGGTATCATACCTATCCCAATGTCTTTCGCTCTCTCGACCCCCTGCCTGGACCTTTGAGGAGGATAGTTCTGCCAGGGCTTTTCATGAGCAGGCTGATGCCGGTGCTTCGCCGACTGGTCCGCGAGTACGATCCCGATCTGATCCTCGGTTATTCGTACTATTCCCTCGGTCCGCTGAAAAAAATCGGGATGAAAACGGGGATTCCCACTGCGGTGAAACTTTTCGGTGTCATGTACCTGCGCCATCATCATCTTCCATGGATACAGTACAGGAGATATAACCATGAACAGATTTCGGCTCTGAGACATAAAGTAGATCATTACATCGTCCTCAATGACGGCACCCAGGGCAGGGACGCGCTGGTTGAAAAAGGGATCGATCCGGAAAAAATAACATTCCTTCCAAACGGCATGGATCTTCGGTGGGCGGAACTTGAGATCGACCGGGTCAAAACGAGAAGAGCTCTCCACCTTCCGGAGGGCAAGCGGCTTGCTGTGACCTTTTCAAGGCTTGTAAGGTCGAAGCGCGTCGATCTTTTTCTTAAAGCGATGGCTGCCGTCGACAGCAGACTCCTCGATGAAGCGGCAGTCGTCATCGGTGGTGACGGCCCCGACCTGGAAAGTCTCAAAAAACTGAGCAGAGAACTCGGGATCTTCGAAAAAGTCTATTTTACCGGAGCTGTCAAGTATAATGAGATACCCCTGCTCCTGAAATCGTGCGATTTCTTTGTCGGAACGAATGAACTGACAAATATGTCGATGCCTCCGTGTGAAGCTCTTTTATGCGGCCTGCCCGTAGTAGCATTCGATATAGCCGGAACATCCGAGGTAGTCAGGGATGGCGAGACGGGACTCCTGGTAAGCGCCGGTGATTTAGATGGAATGACGGCGAAAATCGAGACACTGCTTGGCGATCCCGGGATGGTTTCAAAACTGGGCAGGCAGGCAAGTGATTTCGCGAAAAATCATTTCATGTCCTGGGACGAGAGGACGTCAAAAGAGCTCGAGGTCTTTGACCAACTCGTTTCTGAACGCTGA
- the asnB gene encoding asparagine synthase (glutamine-hydrolyzing) yields MCGICGFVINNNTFGRETLEKMNQAIKHRGPDDGGCYLTMKDRPASLESLSRGNVGLGHRRLSIIDLSSAGHQPMSNENGRVWIAFNGEIYNFAALRKQLEREHSFRSRTDTEVLVHGYEQWGTGLFERLQGMFAIAIWDAEVRQMLLARDRLGIKPLYMGLQKGDFLFASELGAIRTCPAFVPEIDERSMEMYFTLSYVPSPRSIFKGIEKLLPGHFATFSNGILSKYRYWETPALEDDKNETRRQFSGSYTDALTEVDRLVKDSVTGRMMSDVPIGAFLSGGIDSSLVVSHMSRVADRPVRTFSIGFEDDDFDESHYARKVAEYLGTDHTGHILDPEKTREMILNVVDNLDEPSGDPSVVPTWFVSDLAKKNGITVALSGDGGDEIFCGYQRYATMAKLLRFDGMPRLVRKGIFSAARTLLPDRLSRIAGDLTYDEYAQIYFSRMSGWKQGEVDIFRHAPDKALYDASFFQEIARRAAHLHPLDRLMLIDMKTYMVDDVLSKVDRMSMAVSLEVRVPLLDHRLVEFAGTLPIDFKRQHGVLKSILKDVSYRHLPRNLLERPKTGFGVPVGRWLRKELNDLLGSCLGRRNIEKLGILDPAKVEKAVRGFESGRLNNSRFIWGLLIFALWWEKSGLPDMAKKGNESGYSLPLSPFKVPEDFKSELLPHQAQTSRYL; encoded by the coding sequence ATGTGTGGAATATGCGGCTTTGTTATAAATAATAATACCTTTGGTCGCGAGACACTCGAGAAGATGAACCAGGCGATAAAACACCGCGGTCCTGACGACGGTGGTTGCTATCTTACGATGAAAGACAGGCCGGCAAGTCTTGAAAGCCTCTCTCGCGGTAATGTCGGCCTTGGCCATAGAAGGTTGTCGATAATCGACCTCTCCAGCGCCGGTCATCAGCCGATGAGTAACGAGAATGGCAGGGTCTGGATCGCCTTCAATGGAGAGATCTATAACTTTGCCGCTCTGAGAAAGCAACTTGAACGCGAGCACAGTTTCAGATCGAGAACTGACACCGAGGTTCTTGTCCACGGCTACGAGCAGTGGGGGACCGGTCTTTTTGAGAGGCTTCAAGGGATGTTCGCGATCGCTATCTGGGACGCGGAAGTGCGGCAGATGCTCCTGGCAAGAGACAGGTTGGGGATCAAACCATTATACATGGGACTTCAGAAGGGAGACTTTCTCTTCGCCAGCGAGCTCGGAGCCATTCGGACCTGCCCCGCGTTCGTTCCCGAAATAGACGAGAGATCGATGGAGATGTACTTCACCCTCTCTTACGTCCCTTCCCCCCGATCGATCTTCAAGGGTATAGAGAAACTCCTTCCGGGACATTTCGCCACATTCAGTAATGGCATCCTTTCAAAATACCGGTATTGGGAAACACCGGCCCTTGAGGACGATAAAAATGAGACTCGCCGCCAATTCAGCGGATCTTACACCGACGCCCTGACGGAAGTCGATCGGCTGGTAAAAGACTCTGTCACCGGCAGGATGATGAGTGATGTGCCGATCGGCGCCTTCCTAAGTGGAGGGATCGACTCAAGTCTTGTTGTATCGCATATGAGCCGGGTCGCCGACAGGCCAGTGCGGACATTTTCGATCGGATTCGAGGACGATGATTTCGATGAAAGCCATTACGCCAGAAAAGTTGCGGAATATCTCGGTACAGATCACACCGGCCATATTCTCGATCCAGAAAAAACGAGAGAAATGATCCTCAACGTGGTCGACAACCTTGACGAACCATCAGGCGATCCATCAGTCGTTCCGACCTGGTTTGTATCAGATCTGGCGAAAAAGAACGGGATAACGGTCGCGCTCTCGGGGGACGGGGGAGACGAGATATTCTGTGGATATCAAAGATATGCTACAATGGCAAAACTGCTGAGATTTGATGGCATGCCCCGTCTTGTGAGGAAAGGGATCTTTTCAGCCGCCAGGACGTTGCTGCCTGACAGATTATCGCGAATCGCCGGAGATCTTACATACGATGAATACGCGCAGATCTATTTTTCGAGGATGAGTGGATGGAAACAGGGAGAAGTCGACATATTCAGACACGCCCCCGACAAGGCTCTCTATGACGCTTCATTCTTTCAGGAGATCGCCAGGCGCGCCGCCCATCTTCACCCTCTCGACAGGCTGATGCTCATAGATATGAAGACATATATGGTTGATGACGTACTCTCGAAGGTCGACAGGATGAGTATGGCCGTCTCCCTTGAAGTCCGCGTCCCGCTCCTCGATCACAGGCTCGTCGAGTTCGCTGGAACGCTACCTATTGACTTCAAGCGTCAACACGGAGTCCTTAAATCGATCCTTAAAGACGTCTCATACAGGCACCTCCCGAGAAATCTTCTTGAACGGCCAAAAACAGGTTTCGGAGTACCAGTCGGCAGATGGCTAAGGAAAGAACTTAACGATCTTCTCGGCAGCTGCCTCGGAAGAAGAAATATCGAAAAATTGGGCATCCTCGATCCTGCCAAGGTCGAAAAAGCGGTGCGGGGATTTGAATCGGGCCGATTGAATAATTCGAGGTTCATATGGGGATTATTGATCTTCGCCCTTTGGTGGGAAAAGAGCGGTCTGCCCGACATGGCAAAAAAAGGGAACGAATCAGGCTATTCGCTCCCTCTTTCCCCCTTCAAGGTCCCTGAGGACTTTAAATCGGAGTTGTTACCGCATCAGGCTCAGACCTCGCGATACCTGTAA
- a CDS encoding biotin transporter BioY, with product MNSVMMVTGENGLSLSTVDTVRRLARIAGFVIFSAIAAQLAVRLPYTPVPVTMQTLFVVLAGIVLGPRDGFYAMISYVALGVAGAPVFAGFSFGPAIIVGPTGGYLMAFPIAALVAGSLSRSLGGGRVAVLASAAVGTSLILLAGTLYLSILTGLSLSMAVSLGITPFLAGAFVKSLSAMVIAGRKR from the coding sequence ATGAATTCCGTAATGATGGTAACAGGTGAAAACGGTCTATCGTTGTCGACAGTCGATACGGTGAGGCGTCTCGCGAGAATTGCCGGTTTTGTGATATTTAGCGCTATCGCTGCTCAACTTGCCGTGAGATTACCGTATACTCCGGTTCCCGTCACGATGCAGACGCTCTTTGTCGTCCTTGCCGGAATAGTGCTTGGACCCCGTGATGGTTTTTACGCTATGATCTCGTATGTAGCCCTCGGAGTGGCAGGGGCGCCGGTCTTCGCCGGCTTCAGCTTTGGTCCGGCTATAATAGTCGGTCCTACGGGCGGATATCTTATGGCATTTCCGATTGCTGCTCTTGTCGCAGGGTCCCTTTCACGTTCGCTCGGAGGTGGAAGAGTGGCGGTCCTAGCCTCTGCGGCTGTCGGCACATCGCTGATATTGCTTGCCGGGACGCTTTACCTCTCGATCTTGACCGGCCTGTCTCTTTCCATGGCAGTATCCCTGGGTATCACCCCTTTTCTGGCTGGAGCCTTTGTAAAAAGCTTATCCGCGATGGTAATCGCTGGCAGGAAGCGATAA